In Nitrospira sp., a single genomic region encodes these proteins:
- a CDS encoding 4Fe-4S dicluster domain-containing protein: MATDPKYGRRDFLKDSVLSVAKAAREYSKHAEVLPEKPAAAPRTDWLRPPGAVAEPLFLDRCTQCGDCAKACPHGAIVFHQEDGTPIIFPDQTPCFLCEDFPCTAACGTEALVSVPDRDHVQMGMAVVAHRLCTAAQGCHACASKCPTEALSMDFDGQRLLVSEERCVGCGLCEQVCKTVNDHIAIRVTPFRLLSGT; encoded by the coding sequence ATGGCTACTGATCCCAAATATGGTCGTCGGGACTTTCTCAAGGACTCTGTGCTGTCCGTCGCCAAGGCCGCGCGAGAGTACTCCAAGCATGCCGAGGTCCTTCCCGAAAAACCCGCCGCGGCTCCAAGAACCGATTGGTTGCGCCCGCCGGGAGCGGTTGCTGAACCGCTGTTTCTGGATCGATGCACACAATGCGGCGATTGTGCGAAAGCTTGTCCGCACGGCGCCATCGTCTTTCATCAGGAGGATGGGACGCCGATCATCTTTCCTGACCAGACGCCCTGTTTCCTCTGCGAAGATTTCCCCTGTACCGCGGCCTGTGGGACGGAGGCCCTCGTGTCGGTCCCTGATCGGGACCATGTACAAATGGGGATGGCGGTTGTCGCCCATCGTCTATGCACCGCGGCGCAAGGCTGCCATGCGTGCGCCTCGAAATGCCCCACCGAGGCGTTGTCCATGGACTTTGATGGACAGCGGTTGCTGGTCTCAGAAGAGAGGTGTGTCGGGTGTGGTCTCTGTGAGCAAGTCTGTAAAACGGTCAATGATCACATTGCGATTCGAGTGACGCCCTTCAGGCTGCTGTCCGGCACCTAG
- a CDS encoding molecular chaperone TorD family protein, whose protein sequence is MTSKQPVPNVSASGTAVISTPTPIKDSPAVERALNRSKIYLLVSWSLLYPEDDEFLDYVQCGEFVEDGRAAVEALEKALDGIDGDRAKQKLNALKKQFDQLEKLVASECVNWHLTDLQSEHRRVFSNVITLDCPPYETLFGNDHVFAQSHVMGDIAGFYKAFGVELSKDIHERLDHLSVEFEFMHFLAYKESYSRCHDGTDKTQIVVEAQKKFVKNHIGRWVPLFCRMLVKKADSGLFKLVADMTADWMDFESAFLGVTPQPYSETDYRPATFNAPEGQTYECGAQDQGNELSLLLNETGAQDFMDQGEKNKNKEEGGPVGTA, encoded by the coding sequence ATGACGAGTAAACAGCCGGTACCAAATGTTTCCGCCTCCGGAACTGCCGTCATCTCGACCCCGACGCCGATCAAAGACTCTCCCGCCGTCGAACGTGCTCTCAATCGCAGCAAGATTTACCTTCTCGTCTCCTGGAGCCTGTTGTACCCGGAAGACGACGAATTTCTCGACTACGTGCAATGCGGCGAATTTGTCGAGGATGGTCGAGCGGCTGTCGAGGCCTTAGAGAAGGCGCTTGACGGCATCGACGGCGATCGCGCGAAGCAGAAGTTGAATGCATTGAAAAAGCAGTTTGATCAGCTGGAGAAGCTGGTTGCGTCGGAATGTGTGAATTGGCATCTGACCGATCTGCAATCAGAGCATCGCCGAGTCTTCAGCAATGTGATCACCTTGGACTGCCCGCCCTACGAGACCCTTTTCGGTAACGACCACGTGTTTGCGCAGTCCCACGTCATGGGTGACATCGCAGGCTTTTACAAAGCTTTCGGCGTGGAATTATCGAAGGACATTCACGAACGACTCGACCATTTGAGCGTTGAGTTTGAGTTTATGCATTTTCTGGCGTACAAGGAGTCCTATTCGCGTTGCCACGATGGAACGGATAAAACTCAGATCGTCGTGGAGGCGCAGAAGAAGTTCGTCAAGAACCACATCGGACGGTGGGTTCCGTTGTTTTGCCGGATGTTGGTCAAGAAAGCCGATTCCGGGCTCTTCAAGCTGGTTGCCGATATGACCGCGGACTGGATGGATTTCGAATCCGCCTTTCTCGGCGTGACTCCTCAACCCTATTCAGAAACGGATTATCGGCCTGCGACGTTCAACGCTCCGGAAGGGCAGACGTACGAATGCGGCGCGCAAGACCAGGGGAATGAGCTCAGCCTGTTGTTGAATGAGACCGGTGCACAGGATTTCATGGATCAGGGGGAGAAGAACAAAAACAAAGAGGAGGGGGGACCCGTCGGGACTGCGTAA
- a CDS encoding ethylbenzene dehydrogenase-related protein, producing MRVVQTHNKSVVFGILLSALIVGVMLTIGQVPLAVSQPVTIPAKAVKGPIPMDGANPLWESVPGVIVPLSGQLITTPMHPNISVKSVFVKSMTNGKELGLRVEWNDQTKNDTTIGPQDFRDQVAIMFPVNTSGAPPFQCMGQSGGTTNIWRWNAEWQKDLGKDSAGIWDVDDQYPGIFWDYYFEEPAGGVTYPDRIGRSLGPFNPGIWSGNIMSDPTLRVSSVEDLNANGFSTLTTQAHQDVIGNGVWEPAGSVKGGGYSGPTWRVVVKRTLETGDANDTQFKAGMSVPIAFAVWDGNNIERNGMKALSTWFTLKLP from the coding sequence ATGAGAGTAGTGCAGACACACAACAAGTCTGTGGTGTTTGGCATTCTTCTCTCTGCCCTGATCGTGGGCGTGATGCTGACGATTGGGCAGGTACCCTTGGCTGTCAGCCAGCCGGTTACGATTCCGGCCAAGGCGGTGAAGGGCCCCATCCCGATGGATGGTGCGAACCCGTTGTGGGAGAGCGTGCCTGGTGTGATTGTGCCGTTGAGCGGGCAGTTGATCACGACGCCGATGCATCCGAATATTTCCGTCAAGTCGGTGTTCGTGAAGTCCATGACGAACGGTAAGGAGCTCGGATTGCGGGTTGAGTGGAACGATCAGACCAAGAACGACACGACGATCGGTCCTCAGGATTTCCGCGATCAGGTGGCGATCATGTTCCCGGTCAATACCTCGGGCGCGCCGCCGTTCCAGTGCATGGGCCAGTCCGGTGGAACCACCAACATCTGGCGGTGGAATGCGGAATGGCAAAAGGATCTCGGGAAGGACAGCGCGGGTATTTGGGACGTGGACGATCAATACCCCGGGATCTTCTGGGATTACTACTTTGAAGAACCGGCGGGCGGTGTGACCTATCCGGATCGGATCGGGCGCAGCCTTGGTCCCTTCAATCCCGGAATCTGGTCGGGCAACATCATGTCCGATCCGACGTTGCGCGTGAGTTCGGTGGAAGACCTGAACGCCAACGGATTCAGCACGCTGACGACGCAAGCCCATCAGGATGTCATTGGAAACGGCGTGTGGGAGCCGGCCGGATCCGTCAAGGGCGGCGGCTACAGTGGTCCAACCTGGCGTGTCGTGGTGAAGCGCACCCTGGAAACGGGTGATGCTAACGACACCCAGTTCAAGGCGGGCATGTCCGTTCCTATCGCGTTCGCGGTGTGGGACGGCAACAACATCGAGCGTAACGGCATGAAGGCGCTCTCCACGTGGTTTACGCTCAAGCTTCCGTAA
- a CDS encoding radical SAM protein, producing the protein MKVSLLFPPTWHPSQPYLSLPSLTGFLTQAGVPHVSQRDLGIELLDDIVTQAYGVELYQGLIDKKNALEREHQGETGPGSAEHLARVVESLDRFPYIVDRIESAKATLRGEGFYDLEEYRESLFLIDKWLEVLSTLYFPTRLTVVDNQFSTYSIYSSKDLMKVIRDEQQNPYVALFRERFIPSIVGDHPELVGVSITATSQIIPGLTLCRLIKEAAPDIHVTIGGSIFTRLVDNLRRCPSLFEITDDIVVFEGETALLELVNQMAGKKDFSKVPNLIYRQNDRVIVNQPFYSENVNQLPAPNYDGFPLGRYLSPEPVLPVQFSRGCYYKDCAFCALTLDHQNFRQKDPGRTIEELEWLKQRYGVRRFFFTDECFALSPTKRLCQQMIDRRLEIKWTCEMRFEKHLSRELLTSMRDAGCLKIVFGLESFNQRIMDFMKKGIQQEWVRRITDDCVDLGIAVHCYIIVGFPTEKEEEALETMNFIVDNQKLHDSYGFSCQPCLFDLEKEAPIMSDPGGYGIRRIMRPSAEDLSLGFFYEVQEGMTPDQAERLYQHVYEKISEVVCELPFNYSMADGLLYIARAKSETERATVARS; encoded by the coding sequence ATGAAAGTCTCTTTGCTTTTCCCTCCGACTTGGCATCCCTCCCAACCGTATCTGAGTCTCCCTTCACTCACCGGGTTTCTGACCCAAGCCGGTGTTCCACATGTCTCGCAGCGTGACCTCGGGATCGAGCTGCTCGATGACATCGTGACGCAGGCCTACGGCGTGGAACTCTATCAAGGTCTGATCGATAAGAAAAACGCGCTTGAGCGTGAGCACCAAGGAGAGACGGGTCCTGGCAGCGCGGAACATCTGGCGAGAGTCGTGGAATCGCTCGATCGGTTTCCCTACATTGTCGATCGCATCGAGTCGGCAAAAGCGACCCTCCGCGGCGAAGGCTTCTATGACCTGGAGGAATACCGGGAGAGCCTGTTTCTGATCGACAAGTGGCTGGAAGTGCTTTCCACTCTGTATTTTCCGACCAGACTTACTGTCGTGGACAACCAATTCAGCACCTATTCCATTTATTCATCAAAGGACCTGATGAAGGTCATCCGTGACGAACAGCAGAACCCGTACGTCGCGTTGTTCCGGGAACGCTTCATTCCGTCGATTGTGGGGGACCATCCGGAGCTCGTCGGTGTGTCGATCACCGCTACGTCGCAGATCATTCCCGGGTTGACGCTCTGCCGCTTAATTAAGGAAGCGGCTCCCGATATTCATGTCACAATCGGGGGGAGCATTTTCACCCGACTGGTCGACAATCTGCGCCGTTGTCCGAGCCTATTCGAGATCACCGACGACATCGTCGTCTTCGAAGGCGAGACGGCCCTGCTGGAATTGGTCAATCAAATGGCCGGGAAGAAGGATTTCAGCAAGGTGCCCAACCTGATCTATCGTCAGAACGACAGGGTCATCGTCAACCAGCCGTTCTATTCTGAAAATGTCAATCAGCTGCCGGCTCCCAATTACGACGGATTTCCCCTCGGCCGATATCTTTCGCCCGAGCCGGTGCTGCCCGTCCAGTTTTCACGGGGCTGCTACTACAAGGATTGCGCCTTCTGCGCGCTCACGCTCGATCACCAGAACTTCCGCCAAAAGGACCCGGGCAGGACGATTGAGGAGTTGGAGTGGCTTAAGCAGCGGTATGGAGTCCGGCGATTCTTTTTTACCGATGAGTGCTTCGCCTTGTCGCCGACCAAGCGGCTGTGCCAACAGATGATCGACCGACGGCTGGAGATCAAGTGGACGTGTGAGATGAGATTTGAAAAGCATCTCTCGCGTGAACTCTTGACCTCCATGCGGGATGCGGGCTGCCTGAAGATCGTCTTCGGACTGGAGTCCTTCAATCAGCGGATCATGGATTTCATGAAAAAAGGCATCCAGCAGGAATGGGTCCGGCGTATTACGGACGACTGCGTGGATCTCGGCATCGCCGTCCACTGTTACATCATCGTGGGTTTCCCGACCGAGAAGGAGGAGGAAGCGCTGGAGACGATGAACTTCATCGTCGACAACCAGAAGCTGCACGACTCCTACGGGTTCTCGTGTCAGCCTTGTCTCTTCGACCTTGAGAAAGAAGCTCCCATCATGAGTGATCCCGGCGGATACGGCATTCGACGGATCATGCGGCCGTCTGCGGAAGACCTGAGTCTGGGATTCTTCTATGAGGTGCAGGAAGGCATGACCCCGGACCAAGCGGAGCGACTCTATCAGCACGTGTACGAAAAAATCAGCGAAGTCGTGTGTGAGTTGCCGTTCAACTACTCGATGGCCGATGGTCTTCTGTATATCGCCCGGGCCAAATCGGAAACGGAGCGGGCGACGGTCGCGCGTTCGTAG
- a CDS encoding tetratricopeptide repeat protein, with amino-acid sequence MSDDTSAQAQQSRAAVEPNDQPLNPDEEISEIEKLLTTEPDDFQARCRLGELYFSKGRLDDALVEVKKSIEMAEGLRAEMNRSLAMYYSNLGTIYATKNMSDEAETEFRHALDVFQYDVLALFNLGRVYADKKKYMEAKGYYERLVEITPDDPIAWYNLAGVYVELDNPQVSDYNTIDMAIQCYLRTLELDPKHLEASFKLMELALNHKKSDLAIKVMEDAVEQNADEPLAYYNLISVYDKCKMFEQAEQARQRLKERFAKRSKESSPS; translated from the coding sequence ATGAGCGATGATACGAGTGCACAGGCGCAGCAGAGCCGCGCGGCGGTCGAGCCAAACGACCAGCCGTTGAACCCGGACGAAGAAATCTCCGAAATCGAGAAGCTGTTGACCACAGAGCCTGACGATTTTCAGGCCCGGTGCCGGCTAGGTGAGCTGTATTTCAGCAAGGGGCGTCTCGACGATGCGCTTGTGGAGGTCAAGAAATCCATCGAAATGGCGGAAGGGCTGCGCGCCGAAATGAATCGGTCTCTGGCCATGTATTACTCGAATCTGGGAACGATCTATGCGACCAAGAACATGTCCGACGAGGCGGAGACCGAATTCAGGCACGCCCTTGACGTGTTCCAGTATGATGTGCTGGCGCTCTTCAATCTCGGGCGAGTCTATGCGGACAAGAAGAAGTACATGGAAGCCAAGGGGTATTACGAGCGCCTCGTGGAGATCACGCCCGACGACCCCATCGCCTGGTACAATCTGGCGGGGGTTTATGTGGAGCTCGATAATCCCCAAGTGTCTGACTACAATACGATTGATATGGCCATTCAATGTTATCTGCGCACGCTTGAGTTGGACCCAAAACATCTGGAGGCGAGTTTCAAGCTGATGGAGCTGGCGTTGAATCACAAGAAATCTGATTTGGCCATCAAGGTCATGGAGGATGCGGTCGAGCAGAATGCCGACGAGCCGCTGGCGTACTACAATCTCATCAGCGTGTACGATAAGTGTAAGATGTTCGAGCAGGCTGAGCAGGCCCGCCAGCGTTTGAAAGAGCGGTTTGCAAAACGGAGCAAGGAAAGCAGCCCGTCCTGA
- the tatA gene encoding twin-arginine translocase TatA/TatE family subunit: protein MFGSLGFTELILILCIVLIIFGAGKLPQLGEGLGKAIKGFKKSVHEADAIEAEAQAAQQQAAASQQAIPSAPAQAPVADQPAPQPVSHA, encoded by the coding sequence ATGTTTGGGAGTCTTGGTTTCACAGAGTTGATCCTCATCCTCTGCATCGTGTTGATCATCTTCGGTGCCGGAAAGCTCCCGCAGTTGGGAGAAGGGCTCGGGAAAGCCATCAAGGGGTTCAAGAAGTCCGTCCACGAGGCGGACGCGATTGAAGCGGAAGCTCAGGCGGCTCAGCAACAGGCTGCGGCTTCACAGCAAGCCATTCCGTCGGCGCCTGCTCAGGCACCCGTGGCGGATCAACCGGCTCCGCAGCCGGTTTCCCACGCGTAG